In Streptomyces sp. NBC_01231, the sequence TCGTCGGCGAGGCCGTGGGCGGCCTTCGCCAGCATGTCCGCGGTGGCCGGGGCGACGACGACCAGGTCGGCGTGCTGGCCGATGCGGACGTGCGGGACCTCGTGGACGTCGTCCCACACCTCGGTCGAGACCGGGTTGCCGGAGAGGGCGGACCAGGTGGCGGCGCCGACGAAGTGCAGGGCGGAGGCGGTGGGGACGACGCGCACGTCATGCCCCGACTCGGTCAGTCTGCGCAGCAGCTCACAGGCCTTGTACGCGGCGATGCCGCCGCTGACCCCCAGAACGACCTTGGGCTTGTCCACCGTCTCTCCCCGGACCTCGGAACAGGTACGCCGCGACTCCCGGCGTTCGGCTCCATGCTGCATCATCGCGAGGTCGATCCCCGCACCCCGAGCAGACCACAGGCCCCGGCAGTCGCGCTGCCGGGGCCTGTGGAAAAGTCAACTGCAACCCGAAAATACTACTGAGCCGGGCCCTCGATGGCCTCGGACGTCAGCAGACCCGCGTTGATCTCGCGGAGGGCGATCGAGAGCGGCTTCTCGTGGACGTGAGTGTCGACGAGCGGACCGACGTACTCAAGGAGGCCCTCGCCGAGCTGCGAGTAGTACGCGTTGATCTGGCGGGCCCGCTTGGCCGCGTAGATCACGAGGCTGTACTTCGAGTCGGTGGCCTCGAGGAGCTCGTCGATCGGCGGGTTGATGATGCCCTCGGGCGCGGAGATGGAAGAGGACACGCTCTACCTTCCGATGGATGGGAAAAGATCGGTCGTGATCACTGAGCCCGTCAGAATCCCGGACTACCCGCGATCACACAACATCCATCAAGGCTAGCAGCTCACGCGCCACGTCCTCGACGGAGGTGTTGACCAGGGTCACGTCGAACTCCGGCTCGGCCGCCAGTTCGACCTTTGCCGCGTCCAGACGCCGCTCGATCACCTCGGGCGGCTCGGTGCCCCGGCCGGTGAGTCTGCGCACCAGCTCCTCCCAGGAGGGCGGAGCCAGGAACACCAGTTGGGCGTCCTTCATGGACTCCCGGACCTGCCGGGCACCCTGGAGGTCGATCTCCAGGAGGACGGGTTCCCCCGCCTCCAGGCGCTCCAGCACGGCAGCACGCGGCGTGCCGTACCGGTTGCCGGCGAACTCGGCCCACTCCAGCAGCTCGCCGTTGGCGATCAGCTTGTCCATCTCCTCGTCGGTGACGAAGAAGTACTGGACTCCGTGCTTCTCGCCGGGGCGGGGCCTGCGGGTCGTCGCCGACACCGAGAGCCAGACCTCGGGGTGTTCCTTGCGCATATGGGCGACGACCGTGCTCTTGCCGACCCCGGAGGGGCCGGAGAGCACGGTCAGCCGAGGACGTTCACTCATGCAGCGATTATTCCAGCTGTCCCGGAGTGCCCGGGACGCCCTGTCCGGAGTGCCCGGGTTCAGGAACCGGTGCTGCCGAACTCACGCTCCAGGGAAGCGATCTGGTTGGAACCGAGACCGCGTACACGGCGGCTCTCGGAGATGCCGAGTCGCTCCATGATCTGCTTGGCGCGGACCTTGCCCACGCCAGGCAGGGACTCAAGCAGGGCGGAGACCTTCATCTTGCCGATGACGTCGTTTTCCTGGCCCTGCTTGATGACCTCATGCAGGGAGGCGCCGGAGTGCTTGAGTCGATTCTTGACCTCGGCCCGCTCCCGGCGAGCCGCGGCGGCCTTTTCGAGCGCGGCTGCGCGCTGTTCAGGGGTAAGGGGCGGAAGAGCCACGCCTACGTCACCTCGGATGTCGAACTGTCGGATACGGACCGGTGAGGAACCTATTCGCCCCACACCTGGGGAGCCACGAGCAACACGCTTGCCCGTTCACTCTGCTCGGAGACTAGCGGGCAAGTCCGCCAGAGTCAGCGAGAACAGCGGAAAAGTCCTGGTCAGCCTTTGCCAGGTCGGACATTTCGAACATATTGCCCAGGATTTGAGTATGTATTCAGACTCAAGTCGGCCTCGAACCACTCATCGGAGGACTTGACCGAAGGACCCGAAACACTCAGGAGGCGTCCACAGCCGCCCGGATCTCCTCCGCGAACCGGTCCGCGGCAGCTCGCAGCGCGGCGACGTCGGGACCGTGACGCAGAACACCCCGGCTGACGTTCGGCAGGACGTTGCGCACCGCGGCCCCGAAGACGTCGGGCAGGTCCGCCGGAGTCGCCCCCTGTGCTCCGATGCCCGGTGCCAGGAGCGGACCGTTGATGTCCAGCTCGTAGGACGACAGGTCGCCCAGCGTGGCGCCGACGACCGCCCCGAAGGATCCCAGGGGCCGCTCCCCCGCGTTCTCGGCCGCCAGGTGGGCCAGCATCGTCGCACCGACGGTCCGGCCGTCCGCACGGACCGCGTGCTGGACCTCGCCGCCTTCCGGGTTGGAGGTCAGCGCCAGCACGAACAGGCCCGCGCCGTTCTCCCGCGCGAGCGCGACGGCGGGAGACAGCGATCCGTAGCCGAGATACGGCGAGACGGTCAGGGCGTCCGAGAACAGCGGGGCGTCCCGGTGGAGGAAGGACTCGGCGTACGCGGCCATGGTCGAGCCGATGTCGCCGCGCTTGGCGTCCATCACGACCAGTGCGCCGGCCGCCCGCGCCTGCTCGACCGACGTCTCCAGGACGGCGACACCGCGCGAGCCGAAGCGCTCGAAGAACGCGCTCTGCGGCTTGAGCACCGCGACCCGGTCGGCCATCGCCTCGACGACCGTGCGGCTGAACCGCTCCAGGCCCCTGACGTCGTCGTCCAGGCCCCACTCGGCGAGCAGGGAGGCATGTGGGTCGATGCCCACGCACAGGGGGCCGCGTTCGTCCATGGCGCGGCGCAGGCGCGCGCCGAAGGGCTCGGTCATGCCGTCTTCCTCACGTCCGCGCCGACCGCGTCGGCGAGGGTGGCGTAGGGGCTCGCGCTCAGGCGGGTGGCGAGGCCCTTGTGGAGGTCGCGAGCGTAAAACGGCCCTTCGTAGATGAAGGCGCTGTATCCCTGGACCAGCGTGGCACCCGCCAGGATGCGCTGCCAGGCGTCCTCGGCGTCCTGGACGCCCCCGACGCCCACGAGGGTGATCCGGTCGCCCACGCGCGCGTAGAGGCGGCGCAGGACCTCCAGGGAGCGTGCCTTCAGGGGTGCTCCGGACAGGCCGCCGGTCTCCTTCACCAGCGAGGGCTCGGATGCCAGGCCGAGGCCCTCGCGCGCGATGGTGGTGTTGGTGGCGATGATCCCGTCCAGACCGAGTTCGACGGCCAGGTCGGCGACCGCGTCGACGTCCTCGTCGGCGAGGTCGGGTGCGATCTTCACCAGCAGCGGGACGCGGCGCGAGGTGACCGTACGGTCGGCGGCCTCACGCACGGCGCTCAGCAGCGGGCGCAGCGCCTCGGTGGCCTGCAGGTTGCGCAGCCCGGGCGTGTTCGGCGACGACACGTTCACGACCAGGTAGTCCGCGTACGCCGCCAGCCGCTCGGTCGACTTCACGTAGTCGCCGACGGCCTCGGTCTCCGGGACGGCCTTGGTCTTGCCGATGTTCACGCCCACGACCGTCCTGAAGACGGGCGTACGGGACGCCAGGCGCGCGGCGACGGCCAGCGAGCCCTCGTTGTTGAAGCCCATGCGGTTGACCAGCGCACGGTCCTGCACGAGGCGGAACAGCCGCTTCTTGGGGTTGCCCGGCTGCGGCTCGCCCGTGACCGTGCCGATCTCGACATGGTCGAAGCCGAGCATCGCCATGCCGTCGACGGCGACGGCGTTCTTGTCGAAGCCCGCGGCGAGCCCGAAGGGGCCGTGCATCCGCAGTCCGAACGCCTCCGTGCGCAGTTCCTTGTACCGGGGGGCGAGCGCGGCGGCCACGAAGGTGCGCAGCACGGGGATGCGGACGGCGAACCGGATCCAGCGGAAGGCCAGGTGGTGGGCCTGCTCCGGGTCCATCCGGGTGAACACCAGACGGAAGAATTGCTTGTACATCTCGAGAGTCCTCAGAAGTCCTCGGAAGTCTTCATGAGGACAGGGGTCCTCATGAAGAGGGGGACACCGTTTCCGGTGTCCCCCTCAGGGCTGCTAGTCGCGGGCCGCGGTCAGGTGTTCCGCGTGTTCCTGGAGCGAACGGACACCCACGTCGCCGTGTTTGAGTGCGTCGATGCCCTGGACGGCCGCGGCGAGTGCCTGGACCGTCGTGAGGCACGGCACGGACCGCGCCACGGCGGCCGTACGGATGTCGTAGCCGTCGAGGCGGCCGCCGGTGCCGTACGGGGTGTTGACGATGAGGTCGACATCGCCTTCGTGGATGAGCTGGACGATGGTCTTCTCGCCGTTCGGGCCGGTGCCCTCGCTCTGCTTGCGCACGACGGTGGCGTTGATGCCGTTGCGCTTGAGGACCTCGGCCGTGCCGGAGGTGGCGAGCAGCTCGAAGCCGTGCGCGACCAGCTCGCGGGCCGGGAAGATCATCGAGCGCTTGTCGCGGTTGGCGACCGAGATGAAGGCGCGGCCCTTCGTCGGCAGCGGACCGTAGGCGCCCGCCTGCGACTTGGCGTACGCCGTGCCGAAGACGGAGTCGATGCCCATGACCTCGCCGGTGGAGCGCATCTCCGGGCCGAGGATCGTGTCGACGCCGCGGCCGTGGACGTCACGGAAGCGGGACCACGGCATGACGGCCTCCTTCACGGAGATCGGCGCGTCGAGCGGGAGTTCGCCGCCGTCGCCGGTCGCCGGGAGCAGTCCCTCGGAGCGCAGCTCGGCGATGGTCGCGCCCAGGGAGATGCGGGCGGCGGCCTTCGCCAGCGGCACCGCGGTCGCCTTCGAGGTGAAGGGGACGGTGCGGGAGGCACGCGGGTTGGCTTCGAGGACGTACAGGATGTCGCCCGCCATCGCGAACTGGATGTTGATCAGGCCGCGCACCCCGACGCCCTTGGCGATGGCCTCCGTCGAGGCCCGCAGGCGCTTGATGTCGAAGCCGCCGAGGGTGATCGGCGGGAGCGCGCACGCGGAGTCGCCGGAGTGGATCCCGGCCTCCTCGATGTGCTCCATGACGCCACCGAGGTAGAGCTCCGTGCCGTCGTAGAGCGCGTCGACGTCGATCTCTATCGCGTCGTCGAGGAAGCGGTCGACCAGGACCGGGCGGGAGGGGCTGATCTCGGTCGACTCGGCGATGTACGACTCCAGCCGGGTCTCGTCGTACACGATCTCCATGCCGCGCCCGCCGAGGACGTACGACGGCCGGACGAGCACGGGGTAGCCGATCTCGTCGGCGATGGTCTTGGCCCCCGCGAACGTGGTGGCGGTGCCGTGCTTGGGGGCCGGGAGGCCCGCCTCGGCGAGGACACGGCCGAAGGCGCCGCGGTCCTCGGCGGCGTGGATCGCCTCGGGGGGCGTGCCGACGACGGGCACGCCGTTGTCCTTCAGTGCCTGCGACAGGCCCAGCGGGGTCTGGCCGCCGAGTTGGACGACCACACCCGCGATCGGACCGGCCAGCGACTCCGCGTGGACGATCTCCAGCACGTCCTCCAGCGTCAGCGGCTCGAAGTACAGGCGGTCGGAGGTGTCGTAGTCCGTGGAGACGGTCTCCGGGTTGCAGTTGACCATCACCGTCTCGTACCCGGCGTCGGACAGCGCGAAGGAGGCGTGGACGCAGGAGTAGTCGAACTCGATGCCCTGGCCGATGCGGTTGGGTCCCGAGCCCAGGATGATGACGGCCGGCTTCTCGCGCGGGGCGACCTCGCTCTCCTCGTCGTAGGAGGAGTAGAAGTACGGCGTCTTCGCGGCGAACTCGGCAGCGCAGGTGTCGACCGTCTTGTACACCGGGCGTACGCCCAGCGCGTGGCGCACCTCGCGCACCACGTCCTCGCGCAGGCCCCGGATCTCGCCGATCTGGTGGTCGGAGAAGCCGTGCCGCTTTGCTTCGGCGAGCAGTTCGGCGTCCAGGCGCTCGGCGGCGGCGAGTTCGTCCGCCACCTCCTTGATCAGGAAGAGCTGGTCCACGAACCAGGGGTCGATCTTCGTGTACGCGAAGATCTCCTCCTGCGTGGCACCGGCGCGGAT encodes:
- a CDS encoding integration host factor, whose protein sequence is MALPPLTPEQRAAALEKAAAARRERAEVKNRLKHSGASLHEVIKQGQENDVIGKMKVSALLESLPGVGKVRAKQIMERLGISESRRVRGLGSNQIASLEREFGSTGS
- the carB gene encoding carbamoyl-phosphate synthase large subunit, which codes for MPKRTDIQSVLVIGSGPIVIGQAAEFDYSGTQACRVLKAEGLRVILVNSNPATIMTDPEIADATYVEPITPEFVEKIIAKERPDALLPTLGGQTALNTAISMHEQGVLEKYGVELIGANVEAINKGEDRDLFKDVVEAVRQKIGHGESARSYICHSMDDVLKGVEQLGGYPVVVRPSFTMGGAGSGFAHDEEELRRIAGQGLTLSPTTEVLLEESILGWKEYELELMRDKNDNVVVVCSIENFDPMGVHTGDSITVAPAMTLTDREYQRLRDIGIAIIREVGVDTGGCNIQFAVDPKDGRIIVIEMNPRVSRSSALASKATGFPIAKIAAKLAVGYTLDEIPNDITEKTPASFEPTLDYVVVKAPRFAFEKFPSADATLTTTMKSVGEAMAIGRNFTEAFQKALRSLEKKGSQFTFVGETGDKKELLEASVRPTDGRINTVMQAIRAGATQEEIFAYTKIDPWFVDQLFLIKEVADELAAAERLDAELLAEAKRHGFSDHQIGEIRGLREDVVREVRHALGVRPVYKTVDTCAAEFAAKTPYFYSSYDEESEVAPREKPAVIILGSGPNRIGQGIEFDYSCVHASFALSDAGYETVMVNCNPETVSTDYDTSDRLYFEPLTLEDVLEIVHAESLAGPIAGVVVQLGGQTPLGLSQALKDNGVPVVGTPPEAIHAAEDRGAFGRVLAEAGLPAPKHGTATTFAGAKTIADEIGYPVLVRPSYVLGGRGMEIVYDETRLESYIAESTEISPSRPVLVDRFLDDAIEIDVDALYDGTELYLGGVMEHIEEAGIHSGDSACALPPITLGGFDIKRLRASTEAIAKGVGVRGLINIQFAMAGDILYVLEANPRASRTVPFTSKATAVPLAKAAARISLGATIAELRSEGLLPATGDGGELPLDAPISVKEAVMPWSRFRDVHGRGVDTILGPEMRSTGEVMGIDSVFGTAYAKSQAGAYGPLPTKGRAFISVANRDKRSMIFPARELVAHGFELLATSGTAEVLKRNGINATVVRKQSEGTGPNGEKTIVQLIHEGDVDLIVNTPYGTGGRLDGYDIRTAAVARSVPCLTTVQALAAAVQGIDALKHGDVGVRSLQEHAEHLTAARD
- the rpoZ gene encoding DNA-directed RNA polymerase subunit omega, translated to MSSSISAPEGIINPPIDELLEATDSKYSLVIYAAKRARQINAYYSQLGEGLLEYVGPLVDTHVHEKPLSIALREINAGLLTSEAIEGPAQ
- the pyrF gene encoding orotidine-5'-phosphate decarboxylase, which gives rise to MTEPFGARLRRAMDERGPLCVGIDPHASLLAEWGLDDDVRGLERFSRTVVEAMADRVAVLKPQSAFFERFGSRGVAVLETSVEQARAAGALVVMDAKRGDIGSTMAAYAESFLHRDAPLFSDALTVSPYLGYGSLSPAVALARENGAGLFVLALTSNPEGGEVQHAVRADGRTVGATMLAHLAAENAGERPLGSFGAVVGATLGDLSSYELDINGPLLAPGIGAQGATPADLPDVFGAAVRNVLPNVSRGVLRHGPDVAALRAAADRFAEEIRAAVDAS
- the gmk gene encoding guanylate kinase, with product MSERPRLTVLSGPSGVGKSTVVAHMRKEHPEVWLSVSATTRRPRPGEKHGVQYFFVTDEEMDKLIANGELLEWAEFAGNRYGTPRAAVLERLEAGEPVLLEIDLQGARQVRESMKDAQLVFLAPPSWEELVRRLTGRGTEPPEVIERRLDAAKVELAAEPEFDVTLVNTSVEDVARELLALMDVV
- a CDS encoding quinone-dependent dihydroorotate dehydrogenase, whose protein sequence is MYKQFFRLVFTRMDPEQAHHLAFRWIRFAVRIPVLRTFVAAALAPRYKELRTEAFGLRMHGPFGLAAGFDKNAVAVDGMAMLGFDHVEIGTVTGEPQPGNPKKRLFRLVQDRALVNRMGFNNEGSLAVAARLASRTPVFRTVVGVNIGKTKAVPETEAVGDYVKSTERLAAYADYLVVNVSSPNTPGLRNLQATEALRPLLSAVREAADRTVTSRRVPLLVKIAPDLADEDVDAVADLAVELGLDGIIATNTTIAREGLGLASEPSLVKETGGLSGAPLKARSLEVLRRLYARVGDRITLVGVGGVQDAEDAWQRILAGATLVQGYSAFIYEGPFYARDLHKGLATRLSASPYATLADAVGADVRKTA